A single Deinococcus sp. Leaf326 DNA region contains:
- a CDS encoding TetR/AcrR family transcriptional regulator translates to MTDSPSPKDTAPKPRREQIHDVASRLFSERGYHATSMRDLAGQLGMQGGSLYAHISGKEELLIEIVSRASKQFDTALFLLRDADLPADQKLREAMHRHIRVVADNMESATVFFHEWKHLSPGAYRHVTDWRDTIDVFYRDLVTQGIREGTLRADLDVKMTANLILSAVNWTYTWYRPGGELTPRQVAESFADMLLAGLRASPGAAHTTAGGRP, encoded by the coding sequence ATGACCGATTCCCCCTCCCCCAAGGACACTGCCCCCAAGCCCCGGCGCGAGCAGATTCACGACGTGGCGAGCCGCCTGTTCTCCGAGCGCGGCTACCACGCGACGAGTATGCGTGACCTCGCCGGACAGCTCGGGATGCAGGGGGGCAGCCTCTACGCGCACATCAGCGGCAAGGAAGAGCTTCTGATTGAGATCGTGAGCCGGGCCTCGAAACAGTTCGACACAGCGCTGTTTTTGCTGCGCGACGCCGACCTGCCCGCCGACCAGAAACTGCGCGAGGCGATGCACCGCCACATCCGCGTGGTGGCCGACAACATGGAGAGCGCGACCGTGTTCTTCCACGAGTGGAAACACCTCTCGCCCGGCGCCTACCGCCACGTCACCGACTGGCGCGACACCATTGACGTCTTCTACCGCGATCTCGTCACGCAGGGCATCCGGGAGGGCACGCTGCGGGCCGACCTCGACGTCAAGATGACTGCCAACCTTATTCTCTCGGCTGTGAACTGGACCTACACGTGGTACCGGCCCGGCGGCGAACTCACGCCCCGGCAGGTCGCCGAGAGCTTCGCCGACATGTTGCTCGCGGGCCTGCGCGCGTCGCCGGGCGCGGCTCACACGACTGCGGGGGGGCGGCCATAG
- a CDS encoding HD-GYP domain-containing protein, which yields MDVSAPNATLPEDVFFTAPPQSDVPMDLTLQLTRLGLNAPDLGSAMAPVLDALVAHTAAVGAGYFQWREATLAYHARSASGEMPDGPQMAALLAHGLPGNLPLLRALERADGVLYFGETQGCEVAAGFPDLGVRALLAAPVISQSGQLVGALLAHVFVPHTWTPAERNVVGSVTGLLALLAARLDAEERERAAHESALRTIGLCLEARDAETQGHTDRVTDLAVRLGEHLGLDGTELRTLRWGAYLHDIGKIGIPDAILHHPGGLSPEMRERMQAHVTDGVRLATQLSFLPQATLDVIGAHHEWWDGRGYPAGLRGEEIALPARIFSVCDVFDALTNVRPYKAAWSLGATLEYIQDLGGQQFDPQVVAALLTVLGDELPAVM from the coding sequence ATGGACGTCTCCGCCCCGAACGCCACCCTGCCCGAAGACGTCTTCTTTACCGCACCGCCGCAGTCCGACGTGCCGATGGACCTGACACTCCAACTGACCCGGCTGGGGCTCAACGCCCCCGACCTGGGCAGCGCCATGGCGCCGGTGCTCGACGCCCTGGTCGCCCATACGGCGGCGGTCGGCGCGGGGTACTTCCAGTGGCGCGAGGCCACCCTGGCCTACCACGCCCGCAGCGCGAGTGGCGAGATGCCGGACGGTCCGCAGATGGCCGCGCTGCTGGCCCACGGCCTGCCGGGCAACCTGCCGCTGCTGCGCGCCCTGGAACGGGCCGACGGCGTGCTGTATTTCGGGGAGACCCAGGGCTGCGAGGTGGCGGCCGGCTTTCCCGACCTGGGCGTGCGGGCGCTGCTGGCCGCCCCGGTCATCAGCCAGAGCGGGCAGCTCGTGGGGGCCCTACTGGCCCACGTCTTCGTGCCGCACACCTGGACCCCGGCCGAACGCAACGTGGTGGGCAGCGTGACCGGGCTGCTGGCGTTGCTCGCCGCACGCCTTGACGCCGAGGAACGTGAGCGCGCCGCCCATGAGAGCGCCCTGCGCACCATCGGGCTGTGCCTGGAGGCCCGCGACGCCGAGACCCAGGGCCACACCGACCGCGTCACCGACCTCGCGGTGCGCCTGGGAGAGCACCTGGGCCTGGACGGCACCGAACTGCGGACCCTGCGCTGGGGGGCCTACCTGCACGACATCGGCAAGATCGGCATTCCCGACGCCATCCTGCACCACCCCGGTGGCCTGAGTCCCGAGATGCGCGAGCGGATGCAGGCGCACGTCACCGACGGCGTGCGGCTGGCGACCCAGCTCAGTTTTCTGCCGCAGGCCACCCTCGACGTGATCGGCGCGCACCACGAGTGGTGGGACGGCCGGGGCTACCCCGCCGGCCTGCGGGGCGAGGAGATCGCCCTGCCGGCGCGCATCTTCTCGGTGTGCGACGTGTTCGACGCCCTGACGAACGTCCGGCCCTACAAGGCGGCCTGGAGCCTGGGCGCCACCCTGGAGTACATCCAGGACCTGGGGGGGCAACAGTTCGACCCCCAGGTCGTGGCCGCGCTGCTCACCGTGCTGGGCGACGAACTGCCGGCTGTGATGTAG
- a CDS encoding glutamate synthase subunit beta produces the protein MSKITGFLDQPRIKDKYAPVDARLKHYQEFMLPLDTVAAQKQATRCMDCGIPFCNNGCPVNNIIPDFNNLVFENDWLAAAETLHSTNNFPEFTGRICPAPCEAACTLNINDDPVGIKSIELAIIERAWQEGWVRPQPPEHKTGKRVAVVGSGPAGLATAQQLARAGHDVTVFEKNDRVGGLLRYGIPDFKMEKTHIDRRVAQMEAEGVTFRTGVLVGAMPEGSRVTNLARKTVSPEDLRAEFDAVVLSGGAEQPRDLPVPGRELDGVHFAMEFLPGQNRVNAGDKLKKQLRADGKNVIVIGGGDTGSDCVGTSNRHGAASVTQYEVMPQPPEKENKPLVWPYWPMKLRTSTSHEEGAVREFAIATKEFIGKGGKLTGVKTVRMELVEGKLQEVAGSEETHPADLVLLAMGFVSPLGSVLDAFGVSKDARGNAQAGTDERGGYATDVPGVFAAGDMRRGQSLVVWAIREGRQAARAVDEFLMGTSVLPR, from the coding sequence ATGAGCAAAATCACCGGCTTCCTCGACCAACCGCGCATCAAGGACAAGTACGCGCCTGTGGACGCGCGCCTCAAGCACTACCAGGAATTCATGCTGCCGCTCGACACGGTGGCGGCCCAGAAGCAGGCGACGCGCTGCATGGACTGCGGCATTCCGTTTTGCAACAACGGCTGTCCGGTCAACAACATCATTCCCGACTTCAACAACCTCGTGTTCGAGAACGACTGGCTCGCCGCTGCCGAGACCCTGCACTCGACCAACAATTTCCCCGAGTTCACCGGCCGCATCTGCCCCGCGCCCTGCGAGGCGGCCTGCACCCTGAACATCAACGACGACCCGGTGGGCATCAAGTCCATCGAACTCGCCATCATCGAGCGCGCGTGGCAGGAGGGCTGGGTGCGCCCGCAGCCGCCCGAGCACAAGACCGGCAAGCGGGTCGCGGTCGTGGGCAGTGGCCCGGCCGGGCTGGCGACCGCGCAGCAACTCGCGCGGGCCGGGCACGACGTGACGGTCTTCGAGAAGAACGACCGCGTGGGCGGCCTGCTGCGCTACGGCATCCCCGACTTCAAGATGGAAAAGACCCACATCGACCGCCGCGTCGCCCAGATGGAGGCCGAGGGTGTGACCTTCCGCACCGGGGTGCTGGTCGGCGCGATGCCCGAGGGTAGCCGGGTCACCAACCTCGCCCGGAAGACGGTGTCGCCGGAGGACCTGCGCGCCGAGTTTGACGCGGTGGTGCTCTCGGGCGGGGCCGAGCAGCCGCGTGACCTGCCGGTGCCGGGCCGCGAACTCGACGGCGTGCATTTCGCCATGGAGTTCCTGCCGGGGCAGAACCGCGTGAATGCGGGCGACAAACTCAAAAAGCAGCTGCGTGCCGACGGCAAGAACGTCATCGTGATCGGCGGGGGAGACACCGGCAGCGACTGCGTGGGCACGAGCAACCGCCACGGGGCGGCTAGCGTCACCCAGTACGAGGTCATGCCGCAGCCGCCCGAGAAGGAGAACAAGCCGCTCGTGTGGCCCTACTGGCCCATGAAGCTGCGCACGAGCACGAGCCATGAGGAAGGGGCCGTGCGCGAGTTCGCCATCGCCACCAAGGAGTTCATCGGCAAGGGCGGCAAGCTGACCGGCGTCAAGACCGTGCGTATGGAGCTTGTCGAGGGCAAGTTGCAGGAGGTCGCGGGCAGTGAGGAGACGCACCCCGCCGACCTCGTGCTGCTGGCGATGGGCTTCGTCAGCCCGCTGGGCAGCGTCCTAGACGCTTTTGGCGTGAGCAAGGACGCGCGCGGCAACGCTCAGGCCGGCACCGACGAGCGCGGCGGCTACGCGACCGATGTGCCGGGGGTATTCGCGGCGGGCGACATGCGCCGGGGCCAGAGCCTCGTGGTGTGGGCCATCCGCGAGGGCCGGCAGGCGGCGCGCGCCGTGGACGAGTTCCTGATGGGCACGAGCGTCCTGCCCCGCTGA